The genomic segment ATGGACCGCTCGGGTTCGACCGTCTCCGGTGGAGAAATCGTGCGATCAGGACGTAGCGACAGCCGACCGAATCAAACCGCTTCTATTCGAGAGAGCACGTTCAGCCGTATGTTCGTTCGAGGTACGCCACGATATCGGCGCTTTCCGCCATGCCAGTCACACCGTTTTCGGGATCGACAAGCACAGGAACCCCGGATTGACCGCTTACTTCCTTTACTTCTGAACGACGGAATCGAAGCAGTGAGACGCTGTAGCGTTCGTATTCCAGGTCGAGTGCATCGAGCTTCCGCTCGACTTTTGCGCAGTATGGACATTCAGTAAG from the Natrinema sp. HArc-T2 genome contains:
- a CDS encoding glutathione S-transferase N-terminal domain-containing protein, producing the protein MLKLYSLTECPYCAKVERKLDALDLEYERYSVSLLRFRRSEVKEVSGQSGVPVLVDPENGVTGMAESADIVAYLERTYG